A single window of Gossypium arboreum isolate Shixiya-1 chromosome 13, ASM2569848v2, whole genome shotgun sequence DNA harbors:
- the LOC128286695 gene encoding uncharacterized protein LOC128286695 → MRRGQRAPGRGAGVTEVGQPALVYTARRRKDGDALDVITGTFFILNVPYVALIDVGFTHSYVACSVSETLGISHESTSSVISVFDLILGIDWSVKHRVTLGCAEKRVVLRTEKDNEVVMIGERRNHLSNVISALVAEKLVRKGCEAFLAYISVSDSVDLSVKDIRTMRDFLDVFPEKLPGLPPSREVEFGIELILGIASSEDEYDEHLRVVLQILREKQLYLKNVSKIRSALGLAGYYRCFVEGFSLIAAPLTKLLCKGVHFVWIDAQQESFEKLKTVLTQAPVLIQPEFGKDFVVYSDASYVGLGCILIQDGKDYDCSIEYHSRKTNVVADALSRRAVADLRALFTRLSLFDDRRLLAELQVRPTWLGQIKDKQLGDESLRICVPNDEDLRLSILREVHSSPYAMNPSGNKMYQDLRKLYCWPGLKREVTNFVACYMTCQQVKAEHQLSSDLLQLVKIPMTVSLKKLAKLYISEIVRLHGVPVSIISDGDLCFTSWFSGKLQEALGSRFDFSTAFYPQTDGQSKRRVGPVAYQLELPPELDCIHDVFYVSMLRRCRSDPTHIVPVEEIEVRPDLTFEEELVQVLDRDVKVLHRKSAPLVKVM, encoded by the exons ATGAGGCGAGGTCAGAGAGCACCTGGTAGAGGTGCTGGGGTGACTGAGGTGGGGCAGCCTGCACTTGTCTATACTGCACGTCGCCGTAAGGATGGAGATGCTTTGGACGTCATCACGGGTACGTTTTTTATTCTTAATGTACCTTATGTTGCACTGATAGACGTAGGCTTTACGCATTCTTATGTTGCATGTTCTGTGTCTGAGACCTTGGGGATTTCGCATGAGAGTACTTCTAGTGTGATTTCTGTG TTCGACTTAATTCTTGGTATAGACTGGTCGGTAAAGCATCGTGTAACTTTGGGTTGTGCTGAAAAGAGGGTGGTTCTGAGGACCGAGAAGGATAATGAGGTAGTCATGATTGGAGAACGCCGAAATCATCTGAGCAATGTGATATCTGCATTAGTGGCAGAGAAGCTGGTGAGGAAAGGATGTGAGGCATTTTTGGCCTACATCAGTGTCTCGGATTCTGTGGACTTATCAGTTAAGGACATCCGTACTATGAGGGACTTtctagatgtatttccagagaaATTACCAGGATTACCTCCGAGCCGTGAGgtagaatttgggattgagttgattcTTGGTATAGCTTCA TCTGAGGACGAGTACGACGAGCATTTAAGAGTGGTTCTGCAGATCCTtcgtgagaaacagttgtat CTAAAGAATGTGTCGAAGATCCGTAGTGCTTTGGGACTGGCAGGATATTATCGATGTTTCGTagaggggttttcattgattgcagCACCGTTAACTAAGCTGTTGTGCAAAGGAGTTCATTTTGTTTGGATTGACGCACAGCAGGAGAGCTTCGAGAAACTCAAAACAGTATTGACTCAGGCTCcagttctgatacagcctgagtTTGGTAAAGACttcgtggtttacagtgatgcgtcatatGTGGGTTTGGGTTGCATCTTGATACAAGACGGTAAG gactacGACTGCAGTATTGAGTATCACTCTAGAAAgaccaatgtggtggccgatgcattAAGCCGTAGGGCTGTGGCTGATTTAAGAGCGTTGTTTACTCGACTGAGTCTTTTTGACGATAGAAGACTCCTGGCTGAGTTACAGGTTAGGCCGACGTGGCTGGGTCAAATTAAGGATAAGCAGTTAGGAGATGAGTCTCTTCG GATCTGTGTACCTAATGATGAGGATTTGCGATTGTCAATTCTGAGAGAAgtgcatagtagtccttacgCTATGAACCCTAGTGGGAACAAGATGTATCAAGATCTCCGAAAGTTGTATTGTTGGCCAGGGTTAAAGCGTGAAGTTACCAATTTTGTTGCTTGCTATAtgacttgtcagcaggttaaggctgagcatcagttatcTTCGGATTTGCTACAGCTGGTTAAGATACCGAT GACCGTCTCTCTAAAGAAGTTGGCTAAGctgtatatttctgagatagtgaggCTGCATGGGGTACCTGTCTCGATCATTTCAGATGGGGATCTTTGTTTCACCTCTTGGTTTTCGGGAAAACTACAGGAGGCTTTGGGCTCCCGTTttgacttcagtactgctttttatcctcaaacagatggacagtcaAAGAGG CGAGtggggccagtcgcatatcagttggagttacctccagagttagattgTATTCATGACGTATTCTACGTATCGATGTTGAGACGGTGTCGCTCTGATCCTACTCACATTGTGCCtgtggaggagattgaggttagaccagatctgacATTCGAGGAGGAGCTGGTTCAGGTTTTGGATCGTGACGTTAAGGTATTGCATAGGAAGTCTGCTCCTTTAGTGAAGGTGATGTag
- the LOC128286696 gene encoding proline-rich receptor-like protein kinase PERK2, translated as MASFNCFALAFLMALSFASIDVGVAARHLLQQPQTQSFPSFPNLPTPSRPSFPWPGAFPPLPTTLPTGLSPLPSIPSVPTIPIAIPPIPFSSPPLPSFPNLPNPGALPPFPTTLPRGLPPLPSIPLVPTIPTAVPSIPFFSPPPSRSTP; from the coding sequence ATGGCCTCTTTCAATTGCTTTGCTCTAGCATTCTTGATGGCTTTGTCATTTGCAAGCATTGATGTTGGGGTAGCAGCTCGTCACCTTCTGCAGCAGCCTCAAACGCAAAGTTTTCCATCTTTCCCTAATCTCCCAACGCCATCCCGACCATCATTCCCATGGCCCGGGGCGTTTCCTCCACTTCCTACCACATTGCCAACAGGACTGTCCCCTCTGCCAAGCATTCCGTCAGTCCCCACAATCCCAATTGCAATCCCCCCTATTCCTTTCTCTTCTCCACCATTGCCATCTTTCCCTAATCTCCCAAACCCTGGGGCGCTTCCTCCATTTCCTACCACATTGCCAAGAGGACTACCCCCTCTGCCAAGCATTCCCTTAGTCCCCACAATCCCAACTGCAGTTCCCTCTATTCCTTTCTTTTCTCCACCACCTTCTCGTTCTACTCCTTGa